From one Salvia miltiorrhiza cultivar Shanhuang (shh) unplaced genomic scaffold, IMPLAD_Smil_shh fragScaff_scaffold_173, whole genome shotgun sequence genomic stretch:
- the LOC131002652 gene encoding uncharacterized protein LOC131002652, which produces MVSKLLIAVVFMVILMAEGVKSWTGEIHGRVVCDVCADSSIGPEDHVLAGAEVAVLCITKSGEVLNYQAFANANGMYTVAETMPESERWDACLARPISSFHSHCTHLGDGSVGVKFSYDHPSGYSHAVRPFVYRPVKAPVYCI; this is translated from the exons ATGGTGTCGAAGCTTCTGATTGCGGTGGTTTTTATGGTCATTTTGATGGCAGAAGGAGTGAAGTCATGGACCGGCGAAATCCACGGCAGAGTGGTATGCGACGTGTGCGCCGACTCCTCCATCGGCCCCGAAGATCACGTTTTAGCAG GTGCTGAGGTGGCAGTGCTCTGCATAACAAAGTCTGGGGAAGTCCTGAACTACCAGGCATTCGCAAATGCAAATGGGATGTACACGGTGGCTGAGACGATGCCAGAGAGTGAGCGTTGGGATGCCTGTCTGGCAAGGCCGATCAGCAGCTTCCACAGCCACTGCACGCATCTGGGAGATGGAAGCGTGGGCGTGAAGTTCAGTTACGACCACCCCTCTGGCTATTCTCACGCCGTGAGACCCTTCGTTTATCGTCCTGTCAAAGCTCCTGTATACTGCATTTAG
- the LOC131002677 gene encoding uncharacterized protein LOC131002677: MQMFDGTTDPTNHIAQYKQRMFTAAISRELRQACMYIFVQQYASSRKLEKISEDLYAVVQQRGESLRDYISRFNKEKVSITNCNIQTAVTAFRKGLLPDSDLYKDLTKYPCRTMEDVLAKAWAQIKWEEDQYSHHRSSPSKNSRRDTRVERKTSDRRSEPYPSP; encoded by the exons ATGCAAATGTTTGACGGCACGACGGATCCGACCAACCACATCGCTCAGTACAAGCAAAGGATGTTCACTGCCGCAATTTCTCGTGAATTAAGGCAGGcctgcatgt ATATATTTGTGCAGCAATATGCTAGTAGCAGGAAACTTGAAAAGATATCGGAGGATCTATACGCCGTGGTGCAACAGCGTGGTGAATCTCTCCGAGACTATATCAGCCGATTCAACAAGGAGAAGGTGTCCATCACTAACTGCAACATCCAGACAGCGGTCACCGCCTTCCGAAAGGGTCTCCTGCCCGACTCAGACCTCTACAAAGACCTCACCAAATATCCTTGTAGAACAATGGAGGACGTGCTTGCCAAGGCATGGGCACAAATCAAGTGGGAGGAAGATCAATACAGCCACCACCGATCTTCACCAAGCAAAAACTCTAGAAGAGACACCAGGGTGGAAAGGAAGACGAGTGATAGGCGGTCTGAGCCTTACCCGTCTCCATGA